Proteins encoded by one window of Bacteroidales bacterium:
- a CDS encoding T9SS type A sorting domain-containing protein, whose protein sequence is MKKIYLFFLTFGLALSISAQLPNPGFENWTTVGSFETPDFWGNMNASTSGSGVYTITKGVSGPASGAAFVKLMTKDVAGTITPGIIVSGMLDEATLKPKSGIPFTGRPEKLKGKWQFMGYGTDVATFSGWLTKWNTSVHQRDTIAILSGNTSGMLHSWGDFNFPFTYRSAAIPDSVVIMISSSSSNPVKNSFIWLDDLAFDGTVTSVEPLTTKLEVNVFPNPASQFVKVSFYSPKGDQVNFILNDNIGNRVAEYQFDVAPGSNTVMLDLSSARIHNGLYFLSMHASFAAQTRKLVIKK, encoded by the coding sequence ATGAAAAAGATCTATTTATTTTTTCTGACATTTGGACTTGCTCTCTCAATTTCAGCGCAACTACCCAATCCAGGTTTTGAGAATTGGACAACAGTAGGAAGCTTTGAAACACCTGATTTTTGGGGGAATATGAACGCATCTACTTCTGGTTCTGGAGTTTATACTATTACCAAAGGCGTTTCCGGACCAGCTTCAGGTGCAGCTTTTGTAAAGCTTATGACCAAGGATGTAGCTGGAACCATTACACCTGGCATAATTGTCAGTGGAATGCTGGATGAAGCTACCCTCAAACCAAAATCGGGTATTCCATTTACAGGCAGACCGGAAAAACTAAAGGGAAAATGGCAGTTCATGGGATATGGAACTGATGTTGCAACGTTTAGTGGCTGGTTAACCAAATGGAATACGTCCGTTCATCAGCGCGATACCATTGCAATACTATCGGGAAATACCAGTGGAATGCTTCATTCCTGGGGTGATTTTAACTTTCCATTCACATATCGATCCGCGGCAATTCCTGATTCTGTTGTCATTATGATCTCATCCAGCTCTTCAAATCCGGTAAAGAATAGCTTTATATGGCTGGACGATCTGGCTTTCGATGGTACTGTTACATCAGTTGAACCATTAACAACAAAATTAGAGGTTAATGTTTTCCCTAACCCGGCATCGCAATTTGTGAAAGTATCTTTCTATAGTCCTAAAGGTGACCAGGTAAACTTTATATTAAATGACAATATCGGTAATCGGGTAGCAGAGTATCAGTTTGATGTTGCTCCGGGATCGAATACCGTTATGCTGGATCTTTCCTCAGCAAGAATACATAATGGACTCTATTTTCTCAGTATGCATGCTTCGTTTGCTGCACAAACACGAAAGTTGGTGATTAAGAAATAA